The proteins below are encoded in one region of Clostridium estertheticum:
- the argB gene encoding acetylglutamate kinase: MDILNNESNKKDFLQMSKYEGKTFVIKYGGSIMSNDVAKEAFVEDIELMTKAGIKVVIVHGGGPLISKWVKKSGGENKFIKGLRVTSKDTMEIVEMVLSGNVNKRLSSILSLRGLNAIGISGRDSNLIQAKKKYIFDDDKKIDIGFVGEVANINTKVLLTLLKNKYIPVISPVGVGCNGYSYNINADYAAAAISGVLKAEKLLIMTDIDGVYTDITDPTTLLSSITVAQTKEFINKGMIYGGMIPKLECCVAAINKGAKNVHLVDGRKKHGLLLNIIKDSGTKIITAKGVI, translated from the coding sequence ATGGATATATTAAATAATGAATCAAATAAAAAAGATTTTTTGCAAATGAGTAAATATGAGGGTAAGACCTTTGTGATAAAATATGGTGGAAGTATAATGAGTAATGATGTTGCTAAGGAAGCTTTTGTAGAAGATATTGAGCTTATGACAAAAGCAGGCATAAAAGTTGTTATTGTACATGGTGGAGGTCCTTTGATTAGCAAGTGGGTAAAGAAAAGCGGTGGTGAAAACAAGTTTATAAAAGGATTAAGAGTTACAAGTAAGGATACTATGGAAATTGTAGAGATGGTATTATCAGGCAATGTTAATAAAAGATTATCATCAATCTTAAGTCTTAGAGGACTAAATGCTATAGGTATAAGTGGTAGAGACAGCAATTTGATTCAAGCTAAAAAGAAGTATATTTTTGATGATGACAAAAAAATTGATATAGGTTTTGTTGGAGAGGTTGCAAACATCAATACAAAAGTATTACTTACTTTGCTTAAAAACAAGTATATACCAGTTATTTCTCCAGTAGGTGTAGGCTGCAATGGTTATAGTTACAATATAAATGCGGATTATGCTGCAGCTGCTATAAGTGGAGTACTTAAAGCTGAAAAGTTATTAATTATGACAGATATAGATGGTGTATATACAGATATAACTGACCCAACAACGCTTTTATCATCAATAACGGTTGCACAAACTAAAGAGTTTATAAATAAGGGTATGATTTATGGTGGAATGATTCCAAAGCTAGAATGTTGCGTTGCTGCAATTAATAAGGGAGCTAAGAATGTTCATTTAGTAGATGGAAGAAAAAAACATGGTTTATTATTAAATATAATTAAGGATAGTGGAACTAAAATTATAACAGCAAAAGGGGTAATATAA
- a CDS encoding acyl-CoA dehydratase activase: MRVLGIDLGSREVKIVLMEDNKIIQKKKVSTMSFYRNYCNFDGKIIVDLEKLDISHIDKAVSTGYGKNNTDLLLFSPINEIKAHVYGGFYQTGLNDFILLDIGGQDVKIVKVEKGITTDLELNEKCAASCGRYLENMASVLEVSLGEMSKHYENAIELNSTCAVFSESELIGKIAEGVSIESLCSSVNYSLYKRLLPLLSKFRGKKLILTGGVASNIAIRKYLSNNYDEIVSIEDPQFNGAIGCCYYGSKFL; encoded by the coding sequence ATGCGAGTACTAGGTATAGATCTTGGAAGCCGCGAGGTTAAAATAGTTTTAATGGAAGACAATAAGATAATACAAAAAAAGAAAGTAAGCACAATGAGTTTTTACAGGAATTATTGTAACTTTGATGGTAAAATTATTGTTGATTTAGAAAAACTTGATATTAGCCATATTGATAAAGCAGTTTCTACAGGTTATGGTAAAAACAACACTGATTTATTACTATTCTCACCAATAAATGAGATAAAAGCTCATGTATATGGAGGATTTTATCAAACAGGTTTAAATGATTTTATACTTTTGGATATAGGTGGTCAAGATGTTAAAATTGTAAAAGTAGAAAAAGGTATCACAACAGACCTAGAACTTAATGAAAAATGCGCTGCATCTTGTGGTAGATATTTAGAAAATATGGCAAGTGTTCTGGAAGTATCACTTGGCGAGATGAGTAAACATTATGAAAATGCTATAGAACTTAATTCGACTTGCGCAGTATTTTCTGAATCAGAATTAATTGGTAAAATAGCCGAAGGTGTAAGTATAGAAAGTTTGTGCTCTAGCGTTAATTACTCCCTATACAAAAGGCTCCTACCATTACTTAGTAAATTTCGCGGTAAAAAATTAATCTTAACAGGTGGTGTTGCAAGTAATATTGCAATTAGAAAATATTTAAGTAACAATTACGACGAAATAGTATCTATCGAAGATCCTCAATTTAATGGGGCCATTGGATGTTGTTATTACGGGAGTAAATTTTTATAA
- a CDS encoding PocR ligand-binding domain-containing protein, whose protein sequence is MAMNPKYKLKEIIDVSSLKDIQDKFAKIVGLSTVTVDGDGTPVVTASYFTKWCSLIRSSAEGYSRCKHCDSVGGTMAMEAGKPIIYNCHTGLIDFAAPIIVNGNYLGSMLCGQVTSTGFKNKTIVDVKRLSSELNISEDDLNDALNEVPQVDYEKILVSADYLFLFSNFIAKMGIATITKSELLDETKEKMKLTELLKNMEIKALQAQINPHFLYNTLNTIARMALIEGAPDTENLIYAISDLLRYSLKNSNNMVTIDSEITNIKKYFYIQKTRFGDRFDYKLDIDPSILNFKIPVMTLQPLVENSIIHGLKNMTINGKVKIIGKNFNNSYLTLEVFDNGIGIDEDRLKTIFAVENSYENLTGLGIKNVDDRIKHFFGSKYGIDLKSTKECGTTATIKVPCIKLNKREE, encoded by the coding sequence ATGGCAATGAATCCTAAATATAAGCTCAAAGAAATTATTGACGTATCCTCACTTAAAGATATTCAAGATAAATTTGCAAAAATAGTTGGACTCTCAACTGTAACAGTTGATGGAGATGGAACACCTGTTGTAACCGCCAGCTATTTTACTAAATGGTGCAGTTTAATTAGAAGCAGTGCAGAAGGATATAGCCGTTGTAAACATTGTGATTCAGTTGGTGGAACAATGGCAATGGAGGCCGGTAAGCCTATTATTTATAACTGCCACACTGGTCTCATTGATTTTGCGGCTCCGATAATTGTAAACGGTAATTATCTTGGATCTATGTTATGTGGGCAAGTAACAAGTACAGGCTTTAAAAACAAAACAATTGTAGATGTTAAGAGATTATCTAGTGAGCTTAATATATCTGAGGATGATCTAAATGATGCATTAAATGAAGTTCCGCAGGTTGATTATGAAAAGATTCTGGTATCTGCTGATTATCTTTTTCTTTTCTCTAATTTCATCGCTAAAATGGGAATAGCAACAATTACAAAATCAGAACTATTGGACGAAACTAAAGAAAAAATGAAACTTACAGAACTCCTTAAAAATATGGAAATTAAAGCGCTTCAGGCTCAAATTAATCCTCATTTTCTATATAATACTCTAAATACCATTGCAAGAATGGCTTTAATAGAAGGTGCCCCCGATACTGAAAATCTCATTTATGCAATTTCTGACCTATTAAGATACAGTCTTAAGAATTCAAATAACATGGTTACAATAGATTCTGAAATAACTAATATTAAAAAGTATTTTTATATTCAAAAAACTCGATTTGGTGATAGGTTTGATTACAAATTAGATATTGATCCTTCAATACTCAACTTTAAAATTCCTGTAATGACTCTTCAACCATTAGTCGAGAACTCAATAATTCATGGTCTTAAAAATATGACGATAAATGGTAAAGTTAAAATAATAGGTAAAAATTTTAATAATAGTTATCTCACACTTGAAGTTTTTGATAATGGCATTGGTATTGATGAAGACAGACTTAAAACAATTTTTGCAGTTGAAAATTCTTATGAGAACCTTACTGGTCTAGGAATTAAAAATGTAGACGACAGGATTAAACACTTCTTTGGGTCTAAATATGGTATCGACCTTAAATCGACTAAAGAATGTGGAACTACTGCTACAATAAAGGTTCCTTGTATTAAATTAAATAAAAGGGAGGAGTAA
- a CDS encoding response regulator transcription factor, which yields MHNLLIVEDENIERRALRYIIEDKLSCINICGEAKSGLEAIEMAKTSTPDIILMDVEMPELNGLEAQKEIIKFLPNVHTIILSAYDDFAFTQSAIRIKVIDYLLKPIRPNDLIESINRSISLINTQNDRVISDNQDDTLIKEAMNYIDEHYNTYISLQSIAAYVHLNPQYFSRYFKSKIGINFINYLSSFRVIKAKDLLLNTDKNITEISQNVGYVDSSYFSKVFLKSVGMSPNHFRCQNKKQHF from the coding sequence ATGCACAATTTACTAATAGTTGAAGATGAAAATATTGAAAGACGAGCGCTTAGATACATCATTGAAGATAAACTAAGTTGTATTAATATTTGTGGTGAAGCTAAGAGTGGCTTAGAAGCTATTGAAATGGCTAAAACAAGTACCCCTGATATTATTTTAATGGATGTAGAAATGCCTGAACTTAACGGACTTGAGGCTCAAAAAGAGATAATTAAATTTTTGCCAAATGTACACACAATCATTCTATCTGCTTATGATGATTTTGCTTTTACTCAAAGTGCAATTAGAATAAAAGTAATCGATTACCTATTGAAACCCATAAGACCTAACGATTTAATTGAATCTATTAATAGGAGTATATCTTTAATAAATACTCAAAACGATAGAGTCATAAGCGATAACCAAGATGATACGCTAATTAAAGAAGCTATGAATTATATTGATGAACATTATAATACATATATAAGTCTTCAATCAATTGCAGCTTATGTTCATCTTAACCCACAATATTTCAGCAGATACTTTAAAAGTAAAATTGGTATTAACTTTATTAATTATTTATCTTCCTTTAGAGTAATAAAAGCAAAAGACTTGCTCCTAAATACAGATAAAAACATTACGGAAATATCACAAAATGTTGGATATGTTGATTCAAGTTATTTCAGTAAAGTTTTTTTAAAAAGTGTTGGAATGTCCCCCAATCACTTTAGGTGTCAAAACAAGAAACAACATTTCTAA
- a CDS encoding DEAD/DEAH box helicase, protein MKLMELQSIIFKSSSESMRSQGKKAFNEGLVSKIKGKKINNMYHIYGKVNNDTKSKELNTHITIDLAKMKLESIRCTCDDFKEVSIVGHSFMCSHLTATAYSFLNIYTKGNSEKSEKDEKSDKIRENDTSKKQISNIIKLNRKVEKGSIYYEAQHQIGMEKTKIEANYLRGFLEGLNYKKVRLNYDGFEFEAPIVKQDLPLTFTLKMREKHFVLTTHKQFPISLNGKNDVYLFNWKLYLPSRCQVQRYILICERLRKNREILYGGDITNYNKIISFLGTISSDVNISEEVKKFAANFIKVEFYLYEVDSHIYCDLLVVYGNEKINILKNDRSKDSMSREHKTNTRDYKFEDKILMELEKYRFIKRNERLLFIGSDEQLFDILNKSKNNLYSLGNVTFGNGLKRMKIQNAKNIKAEIKEMDDYYDFSYSIDNIYDNELKAVIDSFKQNNRFYKTKNNNFLDFEDETVKSFFDLILVLSADDLLENGSIKIEKNKALYLENKLKNKKFEFIKGREVLKDIENIYDNINKMDINVPVNLKATLREYQINGFKWLKSLSALGLGGILADEMGLGKTVQTIAFLLSFENKKSIIISPTSLIYNWKAEFEKFAPSLKVAIVHGEKKGRHELIHNLEDYDIILTTYGTLKMDLNQYDNIVFDYCIIDEAQNIKNYLSQNTKVIKEVKAKVRYALTGTPIENNLFELWSIFDFVMPNYLYSKETFELKFISGKKVDLGELKSLIKPFLLRRTKNEVLRELPDKIEKKFLVEMTTSQKAVYKAYIKAVRDKMKNNTDGKIEVFSYLTRLRQICLDPSLVIEGYKGGSGKINIATELIQKHVDGGGKILLFSQFTSALKNIGENLKEKGISYYYLDGKTKPKDRIKMVDEFNKSCQTFVFLISLKAGGTGLNLTSANLVIHFDPWWNPAVENQATDRAHRIGQKNVVEVIKLVAKGTVEEKIILLQENKKDLIDSVITGELTNSDVLGKLTKEELLQILMI, encoded by the coding sequence GTGAAGTTAATGGAGTTACAAAGTATAATATTCAAATCATCTTCAGAGAGTATGAGAAGCCAAGGTAAGAAGGCTTTTAATGAGGGATTAGTTAGTAAAATCAAAGGAAAAAAGATAAATAATATGTATCATATTTATGGAAAGGTCAATAATGATACTAAATCAAAAGAATTAAACACACATATAACAATAGATTTAGCTAAGATGAAATTAGAGAGTATAAGATGTACCTGTGATGATTTCAAAGAGGTCTCTATTGTAGGTCATTCATTTATGTGTAGTCATTTAACAGCTACAGCATATAGTTTTTTGAATATATATACAAAGGGCAATTCTGAAAAATCAGAGAAAGATGAAAAATCAGATAAGATAAGGGAGAATGATACTAGTAAGAAGCAAATAAGTAATATTATAAAGTTAAATAGAAAAGTAGAGAAAGGTTCAATTTATTATGAGGCCCAACATCAAATAGGTATGGAAAAAACAAAAATCGAGGCAAATTACTTAAGAGGTTTTCTGGAAGGGCTTAATTATAAAAAAGTTAGATTAAATTATGATGGCTTTGAATTTGAAGCACCAATTGTAAAGCAGGATCTACCTCTAACATTTACGTTAAAGATGAGAGAAAAGCATTTTGTTTTAACTACGCATAAGCAATTCCCAATATCATTAAATGGTAAAAATGATGTATATTTATTTAATTGGAAGCTGTACTTACCATCAAGGTGTCAAGTACAAAGGTATATTCTTATTTGTGAAAGGTTAAGAAAAAATCGTGAAATTTTATATGGTGGAGATATAACTAACTATAATAAAATTATATCTTTTCTAGGTACTATTTCAAGTGATGTAAATATTAGTGAAGAAGTCAAAAAATTTGCAGCAAACTTTATAAAAGTAGAATTTTATTTGTATGAGGTAGATAGTCATATTTATTGTGATTTATTGGTAGTTTATGGCAATGAGAAAATTAATATATTAAAGAATGATAGGAGTAAAGATAGTATGTCACGTGAGCATAAAACAAATACACGTGATTACAAATTTGAGGACAAAATCCTTATGGAACTGGAGAAATATAGATTTATAAAAAGAAATGAGAGGCTACTTTTTATAGGGTCAGATGAGCAGCTGTTTGATATTTTAAATAAGAGTAAAAACAATCTTTACTCCCTTGGAAATGTTACTTTTGGAAATGGACTTAAGCGTATGAAAATACAAAATGCAAAGAATATAAAAGCAGAGATTAAGGAAATGGATGATTACTATGATTTTTCTTATAGTATAGACAATATTTACGATAATGAATTAAAAGCTGTGATCGATTCATTTAAACAAAATAATAGATTTTATAAAACTAAAAACAATAATTTTTTGGACTTTGAAGATGAGACGGTTAAGAGTTTTTTTGATCTAATATTAGTATTAAGTGCTGATGACTTACTAGAAAATGGCTCAATAAAAATAGAAAAAAATAAGGCGTTATATTTAGAAAATAAACTAAAAAATAAGAAATTTGAATTTATTAAGGGTCGCGAAGTTCTAAAGGATATAGAAAACATCTATGATAATATAAATAAAATGGATATAAACGTTCCTGTGAACTTAAAGGCTACGCTTCGGGAATATCAAATTAATGGTTTCAAATGGCTTAAAAGCCTGAGCGCTTTGGGACTTGGCGGGATACTAGCAGATGAAATGGGACTTGGGAAAACTGTTCAGACCATAGCTTTTCTTTTATCCTTTGAAAATAAAAAATCTATTATAATTAGTCCAACTTCCCTTATTTATAATTGGAAGGCGGAATTTGAAAAATTTGCTCCTAGTCTAAAAGTTGCAATTGTACATGGAGAAAAAAAAGGAAGGCATGAGTTAATTCATAATTTAGAGGATTATGATATAATACTCACGACCTATGGAACTTTAAAAATGGACTTAAATCAATATGATAATATTGTTTTTGATTATTGTATTATAGATGAAGCGCAAAATATAAAAAATTATTTATCACAAAACACAAAAGTTATTAAAGAAGTTAAAGCTAAAGTAAGATATGCTTTAACTGGCACTCCTATTGAAAATAATTTGTTTGAACTTTGGTCTATTTTTGATTTTGTAATGCCAAACTATTTATATTCCAAAGAAACTTTTGAACTTAAATTTATTTCTGGAAAAAAGGTTGATTTAGGAGAACTAAAATCACTTATTAAACCTTTTTTATTAAGAAGAACTAAAAATGAAGTGCTTAGAGAATTGCCAGATAAAATAGAAAAGAAATTTCTAGTTGAGATGACTACATCTCAAAAGGCTGTATATAAAGCCTATATCAAAGCTGTCAGGGATAAAATGAAAAACAATACTGATGGGAAAATAGAGGTCTTTTCTTATTTAACAAGGCTCAGACAAATATGTTTAGACCCATCACTTGTGATAGAAGGATATAAGGGCGGAAGTGGAAAGATAAACATTGCAACAGAACTTATTCAAAAACATGTGGATGGCGGTGGAAAAATATTATTGTTTTCTCAATTTACATCTGCGCTTAAAAATATAGGAGAAAATTTAAAAGAAAAAGGGATATCATATTATTATCTAGATGGAAAAACTAAACCTAAGGATAGAATTAAGATGGTAGATGAATTTAATAAAAGTTGTCAAACATTCGTATTTTTAATATCACTAAAGGCAGGGGGAACGGGCCTTAACTTAACATCAGCAAATTTAGTGATCCATTTTGACCCTTGGTGGAATCCAGCAGTTGAGAATCAAGCCACAGATAGGGCTCATAGAATTGGTCAAAAAAATGTAGTTGAAGTAATTAAATTAGTTGCTAAAGGTACTGTTGAAGAAAAAATCATTCTACTTCAAGAAAACAAAAAAGATCTAATTGATAGTGTAATTACAGGGGAACTTACGAATAGTGATGTTCTGGGGAAACTTACAAAAGAAGAGCTTTTGCAGATACTCATGATTTAA
- a CDS encoding 3D domain-containing protein, which yields MIFIFRFMEGRRIKFVIGFILVALITTSTIFVCFIRKNITVVIDGKSTNIVTYQKTFGNALKKSGISIDVKDKIDKALNSKIQNNGVITITRAINVNVFVDNKKLNVKSAEKDVALMLKAQQITISPTDKISPSKETKLSSGLGITITRVNSKTINQSKPVDFKTVIKENDSILKSERTVSQNGVNGLKSITLNVTYENGKEVARKIVKETLVTQPKDKIIVQGTMPAVSVSRGSSISRESEAAKATPIASKSNSYSKTFSVKTTAYWGSEGANNTYTASGQKAVRNSSGYSTVAVDPSVIPLGTKLYIEGYGNAIAADTGSAIKGNFIDLFFNTEGECGDWGVQYLTVHILN from the coding sequence ATGATTTTTATATTTAGATTTATGGAAGGTAGACGAATAAAATTTGTAATTGGCTTCATACTGGTGGCACTAATTACAACTTCAACTATTTTTGTATGCTTCATTAGAAAAAACATTACAGTAGTTATAGACGGTAAATCAACTAATATAGTAACTTATCAAAAGACATTTGGTAACGCCCTAAAAAAATCAGGTATAAGCATAGACGTAAAAGATAAAATTGATAAGGCTTTGAATTCAAAAATACAAAACAACGGTGTTATAACTATAACCCGTGCTATAAACGTTAACGTCTTTGTGGATAATAAGAAACTTAATGTTAAATCCGCTGAAAAAGATGTTGCTTTAATGTTAAAGGCACAACAAATAACCATTAGCCCTACTGATAAAATTTCACCCTCAAAAGAAACTAAATTATCGAGTGGCCTAGGCATAACAATAACTAGGGTTAATTCAAAAACAATAAATCAGTCAAAACCTGTTGATTTTAAAACCGTTATTAAAGAAAATGATAGTATCTTAAAATCCGAAAGAACAGTTTCACAAAATGGAGTTAATGGTTTGAAAAGCATTACATTAAATGTAACTTATGAAAACGGAAAAGAAGTAGCTAGAAAAATTGTTAAAGAAACGTTAGTTACACAGCCTAAAGATAAAATTATAGTTCAGGGTACTATGCCAGCAGTATCTGTTTCAAGAGGATCCTCAATTTCAAGAGAATCTGAGGCTGCAAAAGCAACCCCAATTGCTTCCAAAAGCAATTCATATAGTAAAACTTTTTCTGTAAAAACTACCGCTTACTGGGGTTCTGAAGGAGCTAATAACACTTATACTGCCTCAGGACAAAAGGCTGTCAGAAATTCAAGTGGATATAGCACCGTAGCTGTAGATCCAAGTGTCATACCTCTGGGAACAAAATTATATATAGAGGGTTATGGAAATGCTATCGCAGCTGATACAGGTTCAGCAATAAAAGGAAATTTTATAGATTTATTCTTTAATACTGAAGGTGAATGCGGTGATTGGGGTGTACAATACCTGACAGTGCACATACTAAACTAA
- the queD gene encoding 6-carboxytetrahydropterin synthase QueD, protein MYILKSEHSFDSAHFLSGYEGKCANIHGHRWKVEVEVQSETLTKGGQLEGMVIDFGDLKRDVKSMADSYDHALIVQIGSMRDETLNCINQDGFKVILVDFRTTAENFAKFFFKQMKDKGYNVKRTTVYETPNNSASYEESEAH, encoded by the coding sequence ATGTATATTTTGAAATCAGAACATAGCTTTGATAGTGCGCATTTTCTTTCTGGATATGAAGGAAAGTGTGCAAATATTCATGGACATAGATGGAAGGTTGAAGTCGAAGTACAATCAGAAACCTTAACAAAAGGCGGTCAATTAGAAGGTATGGTAATAGATTTTGGTGATTTAAAAAGAGATGTTAAATCCATGGCTGACTCCTATGACCATGCTCTAATTGTGCAAATAGGAAGCATGAGAGATGAGACCTTAAATTGTATAAATCAGGACGGATTTAAAGTGATACTTGTTGATTTTAGAACAACAGCCGAAAACTTTGCAAAATTTTTCTTTAAACAAATGAAAGATAAAGGATATAATGTAAAACGAACTACCGTTTATGAAACACCTAATAATAGCGCATCATATGAAGAAAGCGAGGCACATTAA
- a CDS encoding 2-hydroxyacyl-CoA dehydratase family protein yields the protein MKKIGLTTTVPVEILIAAGYTPVDLNNIFITSDDYLKYIDIAERDGFPRSLCTWIKGIYGACLQNDIKEIVGVVEGDCSNTKALIEVLELRGIKVYPFSFPNSHKLEDVEHEIKKFMDVFNVTIKEVEIVKNRLNKTRSLVKEIDELTYIDNRATGFENHLYQVSSSDFNCNVDAFDVDLKKIICEIKNRKPVIRKLRLGYIGVPPMTPDIYAFVENLNASFVYNEVQREFAFPRATNAIDIYHQYYDYTYPYDTNFRIVEIQKQIDNRKLDGIIHYTQAFCYRAVADIVLKEKLNIPILNIEGDKLNVLDARTKLRLEAFLDMLLDLKEAKECEY from the coding sequence ATGAAAAAAATAGGCTTAACAACTACTGTTCCAGTAGAAATTCTAATTGCAGCAGGTTATACACCTGTCGATTTAAACAATATTTTTATAACCTCAGATGACTATTTGAAATATATAGACATTGCTGAAAGAGATGGCTTCCCTAGGAGTTTGTGTACCTGGATAAAGGGTATTTATGGAGCCTGTTTACAAAATGACATAAAAGAAATAGTTGGAGTTGTTGAGGGCGATTGTTCTAACACAAAAGCTCTAATTGAAGTACTAGAACTACGAGGAATAAAAGTTTATCCATTTTCCTTTCCTAATAGTCACAAGTTAGAGGATGTAGAACACGAAATAAAAAAATTTATGGATGTCTTTAATGTAACAATAAAAGAAGTTGAAATAGTTAAGAACCGCCTAAATAAAACTCGCTCCTTGGTCAAAGAAATTGATGAATTAACCTATATAGATAATAGAGCAACAGGCTTTGAAAATCATCTTTATCAAGTGAGTTCAAGTGATTTTAATTGTAATGTAGATGCTTTTGACGTTGATTTAAAAAAAATTATTTGTGAAATTAAAAATCGAAAACCAGTAATTAGAAAACTTCGCCTTGGCTATATTGGTGTACCCCCTATGACTCCAGATATCTACGCATTTGTTGAAAATCTTAATGCTAGTTTTGTATACAATGAGGTTCAAAGAGAATTTGCTTTTCCAAGAGCTACTAACGCCATTGATATATATCATCAATATTATGATTATACTTATCCTTATGATACGAATTTTAGGATTGTAGAGATTCAAAAACAAATAGACAATCGTAAATTAGACGGAATTATTCACTACACTCAAGCATTTTGCTATAGGGCAGTTGCAGATATAGTTTTAAAAGAGAAATTAAATATTCCCATATTAAATATTGAAGGCGACAAATTAAACGTCTTAGACGCAAGAACAAAGCTTAGGTTAGAAGCCTTCCTTGATATGTTACTAGATTTGAAGGAGGCTAAGGAATGCGAGTACTAG
- a CDS encoding aspartate aminotransferase family protein → MEENCVMNTYGRYDVTFEKGLGCKIYDSVGQEYVDFVSGVAVNCLGHSHPAIINAITTQSSKLMQSSNYYWNTPHKLLAKKLIDNCDHDKVFFCNSGTEAIEAALKIARKYGALKTTKDKNVLIYMDESFHGRTMGSLSVTGQEKYQKDFRPLIGGTQKVKFNDVEELKKNFNDKVCAVIVEPIQGEGGINIATIEFLKAARDLCDKYDALLIFDEVQCGMGRLGSLFAYKKFSVIPDVICIAKALGGGFPIGATITNVKASAAFVPGDHGSTFGGNPLACAVGEAVLTELLDGGVIEKIDDKSAYMKERLLKIKEKYGVIDEIKGIGLLVGIKMKTDTKKFCKSCFDNKLLVIAAGNSVVRLLPPLNVTKGEIDEALDILERVISEI, encoded by the coding sequence ATGGAAGAAAATTGTGTAATGAATACTTATGGAAGATACGATGTTACTTTTGAAAAAGGCCTTGGATGTAAAATTTATGATTCAGTGGGTCAAGAATATGTGGATTTTGTATCAGGAGTTGCAGTGAATTGTCTTGGACATAGCCATCCTGCTATAATAAATGCAATAACTACGCAAAGTAGTAAGCTAATGCAGAGTTCTAATTATTATTGGAATACACCGCATAAGTTACTTGCAAAAAAACTAATAGATAACTGTGATCACGATAAAGTGTTTTTTTGTAACAGTGGTACAGAAGCCATAGAAGCAGCGCTCAAGATAGCGAGAAAATATGGAGCATTAAAAACAACTAAAGATAAAAATGTACTTATATATATGGACGAGTCCTTTCATGGTAGAACTATGGGTTCATTATCAGTTACTGGTCAGGAAAAATATCAAAAAGATTTCCGTCCATTAATTGGAGGTACACAAAAGGTAAAATTTAATGATGTAGAAGAGTTAAAAAAGAATTTTAATGATAAAGTATGCGCTGTAATAGTAGAACCGATTCAAGGAGAAGGCGGAATAAATATTGCAACAATAGAGTTCTTAAAAGCAGCAAGAGATTTGTGTGATAAATATGATGCTCTATTAATTTTTGATGAAGTACAATGCGGTATGGGACGCCTTGGAAGTCTTTTTGCTTATAAGAAATTTTCAGTTATTCCTGATGTTATATGTATTGCAAAAGCACTTGGTGGCGGTTTTCCGATAGGGGCAACTATTACAAATGTTAAAGCGTCAGCGGCATTTGTACCAGGTGATCATGGAAGCACGTTTGGTGGAAATCCACTTGCATGCGCTGTTGGTGAGGCTGTTTTAACAGAACTTCTTGATGGTGGAGTTATAGAAAAAATTGACGACAAAAGTGCATATATGAAAGAACGATTACTTAAAATAAAAGAGAAATATGGTGTAATAGATGAAATAAAAGGTATAGGTCTATTGGTTGGCATAAAAATGAAGACAGATACAAAGAAATTTTGTAAGTCGTGTTTTGACAACAAATTGCTTGTAATTGCGGCTGGGAATAGCGTGGTAAGATTACTTCCTCCACTTAATGTAACAAAGGGAGAGATTGATGAAGCATTAGATATTCTTGAAAGAGTAATTTCGGAAATTTAA